Proteins from one Mycobacterium adipatum genomic window:
- a CDS encoding NtaA/DmoA family FMN-dependent monooxygenase (This protein belongs to a clade of FMN-dependent monooxygenases, within a broader family of flavin-dependent oxidoreductases, the luciferase-like monooxygenase (LMM) family, some of whose members use coenzyme F420 rather than FMN.) has translation MPAKPFHLGWFQTFQANEWKTPYTLSEGVPFTGDFYVELAQALERACFDFLMLEDTVGIPRGLEGTTARALENGDSCPKQDPVPLAAKVGALTRQLGIVATMSTTFYHPYSLARLASTMDSLTSGRFGWNVVTSAKDEAAQNYGLDEMPEHDLRYEIADEFVELVNALCDSWEPGAIVRDREKGIYIDPTKVHDVDFVGKHFKSRGPLTCVRSPQGRPVYLQAGGSPAGRAFAAKHADAIIAWATGIEGMKEYRADIRTQAAAAGRDPDDVKVMFLFSPILGETEAEARAKVKPMSEDEIPARLKALSSNFYADFTKMDLDQPVPYFVTRGEQGSLAGFAQWGTGKTLRQCMQARSAGGASSFEAVGTPDQVADIMAAAMEEVGGDGFLIPGDGGSLTRHRIIEICDGLAPALQARGLTRTSYSHALLRDNLRAF, from the coding sequence ATGCCAGCAAAACCGTTCCACCTCGGGTGGTTTCAGACGTTCCAGGCCAACGAGTGGAAGACTCCGTACACGCTGTCGGAGGGCGTTCCGTTCACCGGCGACTTCTACGTCGAGCTCGCCCAGGCGCTCGAGCGGGCCTGCTTCGACTTCCTGATGCTGGAAGACACCGTCGGAATCCCGCGCGGTCTGGAAGGGACCACCGCCCGCGCCCTGGAAAACGGAGACTCCTGTCCGAAGCAGGACCCGGTGCCGCTGGCCGCGAAGGTCGGCGCGCTGACCCGGCAACTGGGCATCGTCGCGACGATGTCCACGACGTTCTACCACCCGTATTCGTTGGCGCGCCTGGCGTCCACGATGGACTCGCTCACCAGTGGGCGCTTCGGCTGGAACGTGGTCACCAGCGCCAAGGACGAAGCGGCCCAGAACTACGGCCTCGATGAGATGCCGGAGCACGATCTGCGATATGAGATCGCCGACGAGTTTGTGGAGCTCGTGAACGCCCTGTGTGACAGCTGGGAACCGGGGGCGATCGTCCGTGATCGCGAGAAGGGGATCTATATCGATCCCACGAAGGTCCACGACGTCGACTTCGTCGGCAAGCACTTCAAGTCCAGGGGTCCCCTGACCTGCGTCCGCTCACCGCAGGGCCGTCCCGTCTACCTGCAGGCCGGGGGGTCGCCGGCGGGGCGAGCCTTCGCCGCCAAGCACGCCGATGCCATCATCGCCTGGGCGACGGGGATCGAGGGGATGAAGGAGTACCGTGCGGACATCCGCACGCAAGCCGCCGCCGCCGGGCGCGATCCGGATGACGTAAAGGTGATGTTCCTGTTCTCCCCGATCCTCGGCGAGACCGAGGCGGAGGCACGAGCCAAGGTCAAGCCGATGAGCGAGGATGAGATCCCGGCCCGGCTCAAGGCGTTGAGCTCGAACTTCTACGCGGACTTCACCAAAATGGATCTTGACCAGCCGGTCCCCTACTTCGTCACGCGCGGCGAACAGGGATCACTGGCGGGGTTCGCCCAGTGGGGAACCGGCAAAACGCTGCGCCAGTGCATGCAGGCCCGATCGGCCGGCGGCGCGTCCTCCTTCGAGGCCGTCGGTACGCCGGACCAGGTCGCCGACATCATGGCGGCGGCGATGGAAGAAGTTGGCGGGGACGGCTTCCTGATCCCCGGAGATGGTGGCTCGCTGACGCGTCACAGGATCATCGAGATCTGCGACGGGCTGGCGCCGGCGCTGCAGGCCAGGGGTCTGACCCGGACGAGCTACTCACATGCCCTGCTGCGGGACAACCTGCGGGCGTTCTGA